From Acidianus brierleyi:
AAAGAGGAATCTGAAATAACGCCAGATAAAGGCTAATTTTCTGTGAGGAATAAGTTAAAAATACTGAGAGAAGAATTAAAGGTATATAACTAGTTATTAAAGTTCTTCTTAAAGTTGAGAAAAATTTTACTGGAAATATAATTTTTCCTATAGATTTTAAATTACGATAAAAATCCTTTAAACTTTCTTTAGGTTCTTCATATTTGATTTTAAATGATATTATTGCATTTAAAATTAGAACTAAAATTAGCGCACTCAGTATTATATTTATATTTTCAAACGAACTTAGATAAAATAATCCAATACCTACTATATTCAATATAGCCGTTAATGCCATTAGTGTCGAATAGTCCTTTCTTATAAAATCCTTTTGAATTATTATTACAGATGAAAATATAGAATTAGATATACCCATTATAATTGCTATCAAAAGAAAACCATAAATATTTCTAAAAAATAGCAGAAAAAATCCAATTAAGATCTCCAATATAGTAGTAATAACTATATTCCTAACAATAGAGAAGAATATTAGTATTATATAAGAGACTAATTGAACTATCATACTTAAGGTTAATATTAAACCTATCTGAAAGCTCTCTAGTCCGGAAACTTTCATTAATGCTATATATGCGAAACTCATGAATCCTACAAAAAGTGAAAAAATCGATCTAAACAATATGACATATTGTTTTTGATGCAATATTATCCACTATATTTCTTCATTATATTTACATAGTTATATACAAATTCTTCTGTATATTCGTTAGTATATTTAAGGAAAGGTTTAAGATACTTCTCATAGAATTCCTCAAAGCTTAGTTTCTTAGCAAGTTCGTCCATTTGATCATAGCTCATATTATAATAATAGCTAGTTGGATCTTTTATCTTAGCCTCTTTAAAAGCCCTCTTTCTGGATCTGCAAGGTACACAAATTCCGCAATGTATCTTTCCAGAGACTATACAACTCCACGTTTTAGAAAAATCTATTCCTAATTTATTACCCATTTTTATTACATCACTTTTAGTAATCTCAGAAAAAGGAGCTACTATCTTAATTCTAAGAAGCTGTTGAAGTTTATCTATTATGTCTTTTTTATTATTCCACTCGCCTTTTAACCAACCTACAAACAGAGTATCAAAATCTGGATATGCTGAGAGTGTAGCAAGAATCTCAATTAAAAATTGGTATTTTATTAGATAATTCATTGTTGATATGGGAGGTAAATCAAAAGATTTAATATATGACGAAAAATCAATAATTTTAAGTTCAATACCAAGATTTTTTGTTAAATCTTTAACTAATTCCATTTCTTTATGTTGAGGTGCATAATCATAGTTAATAGAAACTCCATATAGTTGATATTTTTCTTTCAGATAATATGCTAAAACTGTAGAATCTATTCCTCCTGTTAACTGAATTATTACCTCATTATCCATTTTTATTACCAAATGGTTCTTTGGCTGGCATATAATACGCTATATGTTCTAATGAATCTATTCTTTTATTGTTCCTTATTACGTTAAAATCGCTTTTAGTATACTTGAAGATCATAATTTCATCAAATGGTAGTCTTCTGTTGCTATAACTTCTGTACTCCCTAATAGCTTCCTCGTAATATAGTTTGCCATCTACTCCTTTTTGCAATTGGTTATATAGCCCTAATATTGTATTATCTTTCTGAGTTAAATATACTGCATAGCCTGGAGAATTTAGGAGCTTAAACTGCTCATCTATAAATCCCCAAACCTTAGTTTTAGCGATTCTTATACCATTAATATTTCTAAGTATAGTTTTCTGATATCCTTGAAAAATTGTTTCTCCGTCCTCATTTAATGTTAGATATGTTACGTCTACGTCTAAAGGAAGACCCTCTAGAGTTCCCGTAATACTGCTAATATTAAATGAACCATGATATGCTCTTGAGAAAGTAGAATAAAGGCAGCAACTAGAAGAACCTCCACTACCTGCTTGTACTTCATATTTAGGTACTGTTTCCCACTCAAAAAACAATGTTGAGATGTTTGTCTTAATATCATAAGATCCAAGAGAAAATCCTCTATATATATCATCATTTAAAGTGAAATCTAAAATAAATACCGTATCTATTTTTGTCATATCGCTTTTATGATAGTACCTTTCAAAAAAGTCTTTAAATTGTTTATCTTTAATCTCGTTCTCTTCTATTATAACCTTAATATCTTTAAATTTTAACTTTATATCATATAATAAACTAGATGTTTTTCCTAATATTTTATTTTCCACTTCCATACTTTATCACTAAAATTATTAAATTAAACAGCTTTTTTTTTTAACTATAAATGAATGTTAAAAATTTTTAAGAAGGCTATATTTGATAGATCATGAAAATTAATAAATTTCATAAAAATCCTAACTTGTATTGAATATTTTCTAAGTATTGTAATGATAAAAGAGGATATAAAATATTCAATAGCTTTATATAGATCAATATTTACATTTAAGTCCACTATTTTCAGTAGTATTCCTCTAAACGATCTTTTATAAAATATATAATATTGATACTAAATTGATCGTCACTTGTAAACGCATAATAAAAATTAGTTATGAGCATGCATTATACTAGATAAACTTTAATCCCATTTTAGTAAAACATTAAAGTAAGAGCCACCGTAGCTCAGCTGGCAGAGCGCCGGCCTTGTAAGGCTATTACCAAGGTAGCCGGCGGTCGCGGGTTCAAATCCCGCCGGTGGCTTAAAAAGAATCTAAATATTTCTTTAGAGCTTCTCTAATTATCTCACTTCTGGATATTCTTTTATTAGCTGCATACAAGTCTAATTTCAAGAGTAAATCTTCTTCTGCTTTGAATGTGATTACTCTCATAATTATCAGTATTACCTTCTCAAAAAAGTATATATTAAGAATTATTTGACAAATGTAAATGGAGGGATAACCGAAACTAATATCCAAGATCCGAAATTATTTTTTCTACCATTTCCTTTACTATGCTTATGTCATTTTCGTCATTTAAGAATCCCCTTATTATTAATCCTTCTGCAGTTTTTCTATCAAAACCTCTGTTTTGTAAGTAAAAGACTAGATCTTCATCTACTCTAGATACAGCGGCGGAATGCTTAGCAGTTATCACTCTGCCAGTCTTTACCTCGAGCATAGGAGCAACTATAGCTTTGGATTCTTTCCCTAGCATTATAGCTCTACCTATAATAGATGTAGAGGAATCATGTGCTGTCTCTCCGACTTTAGCGTCTCCTCTAATTACTGTTAATGAAGTATTAGCTGCTACTGCCTTCATACTTCCAGTGCTTACACTCTTTTCTCCTATATGCGTTACGTCACTTACAATATCGATATTGTTATCCTTTACTCCCAACGCTTTAACATTAAATGACGCATTAGAATAAGATCCTAATATTGATTTATATTCTATATGAGCTTGAGAAGACCCAGAAGCAAATATAGATGAGTTTATAGAACCATCTACTTCAGCTTTAGCATAAACAAAAGAGTAAGAAGAATTACCTTTAACTATAGTAGAAAAATTAACAGTAGCGTCTTTACCTACTTTTAAATATATTGTTGAGCTTGGCATAGACTTACCAAACGATTCAGAATAATATACTATATCTGTTATATCATCATTTACATTTATCTCAATATTTATAGGAGAATAGAGTTCTTGATCAGTATAATGGTAAATAAAATATTTTCCTGGTCTGTCTATGATAATTTTTTTAGCTAGAGCTAAATTTAGGGCAACCAGTTTATGCTCTTTGGGATCTATTCCAGAGTTTTTAGGTGAATCAAGAACTTCTGTGCCTTCTACTATATTATTTGCAATAGAAATTAATTTATAATCTTTGAGTGGAGAATCAAGATTTTTCTTTGAGCCATAGTCAATTTTTAGATCTAAATTATCGAATAAGTCCCAATCAGTATAATGTTTTATTGTAGGAGAATCATGAATTAATTGATAGGGAATTTCTTCATAAATTGAAAAAAGTTTTTCTCTATCTGATACATTGCCTAATTTTTGGATATAGTTAATTGCTGAATCTTTATCTACTATAGCCATTTTATGCTACAGCCCCTAACTTGTCAAGTTCTAATTTAATAACCTTATTCAGCATTGTAGCATATTCAAATGGCAGTTCTCTCATTATGTCATCAATGAAACCTAAAACTAGCATTGATGTTGCTTCTTTTTCATTTATTCCTCTGTTCATTAAATAAAATAATTGATCCTCACTCATTCTGAAAGTATGTGCCTCGTGGGCTACATCTGCATCGTCTTCAAACACTTGATTATGAGGGAAAGTATAGGCTTTTGTTTTCTCGTCTAACATTAATGAATCACATTTTACAAACGCTTTTGAACCTGTAGCACCCTTGTTAACCTTAACTAGTCCTCTATATATGTTAACCCCACCGTTGAATCCTATGTTTTTGTTTATTATTTTACTCTTTGTATTAGGTGCTGCATGAATCATCTTAGAACCGCTATCTTTCCATTCGCCTTCTCCAGAAGCCATAGTTACTACAAGACTAGTAGAGGTAGCATTTCTTCCTCTAAGTATAGTCGTAGGATATACAAAGCTATACTTAGATCCTAATGATCCTTCTACCCACTCTATCATAGAATTCTCGTCTGCCCATGCTCTTTTATTATTGAAATTAATCACATTCTTACTCCAATTCTGTATAGTAGTGAATTTAATGTGAGCGTTTTTCTTTGCATATAGTTCAACCATTCCATCATGGAAAGAGAATTTCTTAAATTGAGGTGCGCTACATCCTTCTATAAAATGAATATAAGAACCTTCATCTGCAACTACTAAAGTATGTTCAAATTGGCCTTCCATTTCTGTACCTATAACAAAGAATCCTTCTACTGGAGTAGTTATTTTGACTCCTTTAGGCACATAAACAAAGACTCCACCACTCCATAAAGCTCCGTGCAAGGCTGCAAATTTATGATCGGAAGCAGGGAATATCTTCATAAAATACTGTTTTATTAAATCTGGATATTTCTGAACGGCTTCGTCTGGTGGCATCATTATGACCCCCTTTTTAGTTAGTTCCTCCTTTACATTAGAATAGATGGGCTCGGATTCTAATACTGCGACCAATCCTCCAAGATATTTTTTCTCAGAGTCTGGTATTCCTAGTTCATCATAATAGTTCTTGACGTCTTTTGGTATTTCGTCCCAACTATTTGTTTGCTGTATTCCAGGTTTGACATATAATTCCAATTTAGAGACATCTAATGTTCCTAAGAAGTCAGGTAACCAATTAGGAGTGGGAATTTTCTCGAAAAGTTCTAACGCTTTTAGTCTTAACTGTAACATCCAATTAGGCTCCTTTTTCATCTTTGAAATTTCTTCTATAGTGCTCTTAGATAGACCTGCATTAACTATTTGCCTGTGAAACTCCATTTCACTCAATTTCTCATGCTTTGCCTGTATAGAAGCGTTGAGAATTTCATTTATATCCAATGAAAGTTTTTCCTCAGTCATTTTAAAACCTCTATCTTTAACTATGTTAAAGAAAACATATAAACCTATCTATCTTAAGGAAAATTAATTCTTGATTACACTTTCGTATCCTTTTTCATCTATCAGCTTAGCTAAACTCATATTGCCTGTAGCTACTATTTTTCCTCTGTATAGTACGTGCACCTTATCCGCATTCACATAATCTAAAATTCTTCTATAATGAGTTATAATAAGATACGCAGTATTCATTTCGTTCTTCATTTTGTCCACTATGTCAGAAATTATCCTCAAACCGTCTACATCAACACCAGAATCTGGTTCATCAAGAATTGCAAATTTAGGTTTCAGTATTAGCATTTGTAAAATTTCAGTTCTCTTTTTTTCACCTCCACTAAAACCTTCAAATACTCCTCTATTTAATAGAGTTTCAGATATTCCTACAGATTTTGTAAAATCTTTAACTTTTTGAAAGATTTCAGTTGCCATTTGTCCTGAACCTTGAACTCTATTATACTCTGCTACTAAAAGTGTTGAGAGCTTTACTCCCCCTATTTCTATAGGATTCTGGAAAGCTAGGAATAAACCCTTCTTTACTTTTTCATCTGTATCTATGTTTGTTATATCTTCGTTATCTAAAAGTATCTTACCTTTTGTTATTTTATACTTAGGGTGTCCCATTATTGCTAGTGATAATGTCGTTTTACCACTGCCATTAGGTCCCATTAAAGCATGTATTTCTCCACTATGAATTTCAAGGTTTATTCCTTTTAGAACTTCTTTACCTTCCACTTCAACATGAAGATCTTCAATTTTTAAAGTGGACATTTTATCTCATCTCATGTTTTAGTTTTATGCGGTTAAGTTTCTTTCTATCCATGGCATATCTTCCAAAAATAATGTGCAAGAGGAATTATCTAATGCTGACTCTAAAGACGCTATTAAATCTTGTAAATAATTAAATAGTAATGGATATTTTTTATCGTCCAATGTAGATATATTGTATTTAACTTGCTTTATTAACATGATTCCATTTGAAACTCTTTTTATACTTGGAAATAGAACTGTCATAACGACTTCATCAAGCAAATCATTTACCTTTTGTAAAGTATCTTTAATTACTCCTTTCTCTGTTTCTGTTAATTCCTCACTTTTTATTAATTTTGTTAATTTATCTATTAAATTCCCAGTATTTAGTAAAAGTATAGAATTCATCACAATAAAGAAATTTTTAGTTATATTCTTTGATGTATCATACTTTATGCTCATTACACGTCTCAATAGCATAAAATATATTCTCCTAAGGTCCTCATTATTGTTTAAATTATCTTTTATAGGTTCGTTAGTTATATATGCAACTATATCATCGACTTTTTTTGAAATTACATTTAGCATCCGTCTTAATAATGATTCTAAACCTACTTTTTCAGAATCTAGGAGACATTCAACTTTTATTCTACCGTCTGATGCTTCAGTTACTTCTGAACCTACCATCTGTTTGGTAACGTCTATTATATCTTCTATGTCTTTCTGCATTAAAGGTTTTTTAGATTCAAAAACTATTTCATCATATCCTAGAGAATATAAGCATGGTATAATACTCGGCATTGGTTGTTTTAGTGAATCTACGTCTATTTTTATAGATTTTTTATTAATAATTA
This genomic window contains:
- a CDS encoding SufB/SufD family protein, whose amino-acid sequence is MAIVDKDSAINYIQKLGNVSDREKLFSIYEEIPYQLIHDSPTIKHYTDWDLFDNLDLKIDYGSKKNLDSPLKDYKLISIANNIVEGTEVLDSPKNSGIDPKEHKLVALNLALAKKIIIDRPGKYFIYHYTDQELYSPINIEINVNDDITDIVYYSESFGKSMPSSTIYLKVGKDATVNFSTIVKGNSSYSFVYAKAEVDGSINSSIFASGSSQAHIEYKSILGSYSNASFNVKALGVKDNNIDIVSDVTHIGEKSVSTGSMKAVAANTSLTVIRGDAKVGETAHDSSTSIIGRAIMLGKESKAIVAPMLEVKTGRVITAKHSAAVSRVDEDLVFYLQNRGFDRKTAEGLIIRGFLNDENDISIVKEMVEKIISDLGY
- a CDS encoding AbrB/MazE/SpoVT family DNA-binding domain-containing protein, which translates into the protein MEEFDSSKDIETRKVQKLGSSSLFITLPKKWINKWSIKPGDKILIEVSDDGSLKLLAEKVKLIINKKSIKIDVDSLKQPMPSIIPCLYSLGYDEIVFESKKPLMQKDIEDIIDVTKQMVGSEVTEASDGRIKVECLLDSEKVGLESLLRRMLNVISKKVDDIVAYITNEPIKDNLNNNEDLRRIYFMLLRRVMSIKYDTSKNITKNFFIVMNSILLLNTGNLIDKLTKLIKSEELTETEKGVIKDTLQKVNDLLDEVVMTVLFPSIKRVSNGIMLIKQVKYNISTLDDKKYPLLFNYLQDLIASLESALDNSSCTLFLEDMPWIERNLTA
- a CDS encoding ribbon-helix-helix protein, CopG family produces the protein MRVITFKAEEDLLLKLDLYAANKRISRSEIIREALKKYLDSF
- the sufB gene encoding Fe-S cluster assembly protein SufB produces the protein MTEEKLSLDINEILNASIQAKHEKLSEMEFHRQIVNAGLSKSTIEEISKMKKEPNWMLQLRLKALELFEKIPTPNWLPDFLGTLDVSKLELYVKPGIQQTNSWDEIPKDVKNYYDELGIPDSEKKYLGGLVAVLESEPIYSNVKEELTKKGVIMMPPDEAVQKYPDLIKQYFMKIFPASDHKFAALHGALWSGGVFVYVPKGVKITTPVEGFFVIGTEMEGQFEHTLVVADEGSYIHFIEGCSAPQFKKFSFHDGMVELYAKKNAHIKFTTIQNWSKNVINFNNKRAWADENSMIEWVEGSLGSKYSFVYPTTILRGRNATSTSLVVTMASGEGEWKDSGSKMIHAAPNTKSKIINKNIGFNGGVNIYRGLVKVNKGATGSKAFVKCDSLMLDEKTKAYTFPHNQVFEDDADVAHEAHTFRMSEDQLFYLMNRGINEKEATSMLVLGFIDDIMRELPFEYATMLNKVIKLELDKLGAVA
- a CDS encoding 7-cyano-7-deazaguanine synthase — its product is MDNEVIIQLTGGIDSTVLAYYLKEKYQLYGVSINYDYAPQHKEMELVKDLTKNLGIELKIIDFSSYIKSFDLPPISTMNYLIKYQFLIEILATLSAYPDFDTLFVGWLKGEWNNKKDIIDKLQQLLRIKIVAPFSEITKSDVIKMGNKLGIDFSKTWSCIVSGKIHCGICVPCRSRKRAFKEAKIKDPTSYYYNMSYDQMDELAKKLSFEEFYEKYLKPFLKYTNEYTEEFVYNYVNIMKKYSG
- the sufC gene encoding Fe-S cluster assembly ATPase SufC — protein: MSTLKIEDLHVEVEGKEVLKGINLEIHSGEIHALMGPNGSGKTTLSLAIMGHPKYKITKGKILLDNEDITNIDTDEKVKKGLFLAFQNPIEIGGVKLSTLLVAEYNRVQGSGQMATEIFQKVKDFTKSVGISETLLNRGVFEGFSGGEKKRTEILQMLILKPKFAILDEPDSGVDVDGLRIISDIVDKMKNEMNTAYLIITHYRRILDYVNADKVHVLYRGKIVATGNMSLAKLIDEKGYESVIKN